From a single Vitis vinifera cultivar Pinot Noir 40024 chromosome 18, ASM3070453v1 genomic region:
- the LOC104878397 gene encoding uncharacterized protein LOC104878397, which produces MDSQVVTVDQFAAAMASIQEAITSLGQRMDGQQAQQVPVQESVQYDPTISPPLPPSQIAPQDTQMPPPPPLGQTVPQPTPFTLQSQTEVTPPPAMVVVPTSEDTHARMDRLEQKMRQMRVSDGGMGWDDFDGLPVASLPAKFRMLEIERYIGIGCPRIHLRLYSTVMRAHGLDEAQMIMLFPMSLSGAAQHVSRRELEALRQRPHETVTSFISRWREKIAQIIDRPSERDQISMIMKSLQPRFARHLMGFPHVDFGSLVQALYGIEEGITRGLWPDSSPSDSKGKKPAIGQRPGDVSAISIVIPRPRYYQTVGQTSGVYYPPSSHVQYRSPIPFRPVSPTYLHSAPQPVYATQTTQRPPAHYPQPRAPPAPRPMRQFSQLGMSLSRAFQKLIEGGLLTALAPRPPPQPLPPQFRMDLHCAYHQGPRHDTDRCSALRHAIQDLIDQGLVNLGQPSVTTNPLPAHTTHSVPPPTGGIHHMDFVQDDVIHMLSWDDGLPKMIIPDDSYEIVGATSDSSIPAPFSLIPDRAPLQLIPFTPSYVGHRDMFAPFILWPEDVDVQVMTRSGRIAQAAPPVTRPFGGTDSREEVRREDDEILRQL; this is translated from the exons ATGGATTCGCAGGTGGTTACAGTTGATCAGTTTGCTGCTGCTATGGCTTCGATCCAGGAGGCCATAACTAGCCTTGGTCAGAGGATGGATGGGCAGCAGGCCCAACAGGTTCCAGTTCAGGAGAGTGTGCAGTATGATCCCACTATTTCGCCCCCTCTCCCGCCTAGTCAGATAGCTCCACAGGACACTCAGATGCCACCACCTCCCCCACTTGGTCAGACAGTTCCACAGCCTACACCATTTACTTTACAGAGTCAGACTGAGGTTACCCCACCGCCTGCCATGGTGGTTGTTCCGACCTCGGAGGATACCCATGCACGCATGGATAGGCTTGAGCAGAAGATGAGACAGATGAGAGTATCAGATGGAGGTATGGGAtgggatgattttgatggaCTACCAGTGGCCAGTCTGCCGGCCAAGTTTAGGATGCTAGAGATCGAGCGATACATAGGCATTGGATGTCCGCGCATTCATTTGAGACTATATAGTACTGTTATGAGGGCCCACGGCTTGGATGAGGCTCAGATGATTATGCTATTCCCCATGTCCTTGAGTGGGGCGGCCCAGC ATGTCTCACGGAGGGAGTTGGAGGCCTTGAGGCAGAGGCCCCATGAGACAGTCACATCATTCATCtcccgttggagggagaagattgcCCAGATCATTGATAGGCCATCTGAGAGAGATCAGATCAGCATGATTATGAAGAGCTTGCAGCCTCGATTTGCTAGACATTTGATGGGGTTCCCACACGTGGACTTTGGATCTTTGGTGCAGGCATTATATGGTATTGAGGAGGGTATTACTAGAGGTTTGTGGCCTGATTCTTCCCCTTCAGACTCGAAAGGGAAGAAACCCGCTATTGGACAGAGACCAGGGGACGTCAGCGCCATCAGCATCGTCATACCGAGGCCTAGATATTATCAGACAGTTGGACAGACTTCTGGAGTTTATTATCCGCCATCATCCCATGTGCAGTATAGGTCACCAATTCCTTTTAGACCTGTGTCTCCCACATATCTACACTCAGCTCCACAGCCAGTATATGCTACTCAGACCACACAGAGGCCACCTGCTCATTATCCTCAGCCTAGGGCTCCACCTGCACCGAGACCGATGCGGCAGTTTTCCCAACTGGGAATGTCTTTAAGTAGAGCTTTCCAGAAGCTCATAGAGGGAGGATTGTTGACTGCACTAGCACCGAGACCACCACCTCAGCCTTTGCCacctcagttcaggatggacCTTCACTGTGCTTACCATCAGGGCCCAAGACATGACACTGACCGTTGCTCtgctttgagacatgctattcaggaCTTGATAGATCAGGGTCTGGTTAACTTGGGACAGCCAAGTGTGACCACGAACCCTTTACCTGCTCACACCACACATTCGGTGCCTCCGCCTACTGGTGGAATTCATCACATGGATTTTGTTCAGGACGATGTCATacacatgttgagttgggatgatggattgcCTAAGATGATTATTCCAGATGATAGCTATGAGATTGTAGGAGCTACATCAGATTCTTCGATCCCTGCACCATTCAGTTTGATCCCGGATAGAGCACCGTTACAGTTGATTCCTTTTACACCATCATATGTCGGGCATAGGGACATGTTTGCTCCGTTTATTCTATGGCCTGAGGATGTTGATGTACAGGTTATGACCCGTAGTGGGAGGATAGCCCAGGCTGCACCTCCGGTTACCAGACCATTTGGTGGTACGGACTCTCGTGAGGAGGTCAGGAGGGAGGATGATGAGATATTGAGACAGTTGTAG